One Pseudomonas entomophila genomic window carries:
- a CDS encoding response regulator transcription factor, producing MDQPANRILIVEDDQRLAELTAEYLQANGFEVAVEGDGGRAARRIIDSQPDLVILDLMLPGEDGLSICRRVRGQYAGPILMLTARSDELDQVQGLDLGADDYVCKPVRPRLLLARISALLRRSEAPERRQDLTFGPLHIDSRQREAHLDGQLIELTGAEFDLLWLLASNAGRVLSREEIFTSLRGVGYDGQDRSIDVRISKIRPKIGDDPITPRLIKTLRSKGYLFVGEAS from the coding sequence ATGGACCAGCCAGCAAACCGTATCCTCATCGTCGAGGACGACCAGCGCCTCGCCGAGCTCACCGCCGAATACCTCCAGGCCAACGGTTTCGAAGTGGCGGTGGAAGGCGATGGTGGCCGTGCCGCGCGGCGCATCATCGACAGCCAGCCAGACCTGGTGATCCTCGACCTGATGCTGCCCGGCGAGGACGGCCTGAGCATCTGCCGGCGCGTGCGTGGCCAGTACGCCGGCCCCATTCTCATGCTCACCGCCCGCAGTGACGAGCTCGACCAGGTCCAGGGCCTGGACCTGGGCGCCGACGACTACGTCTGCAAGCCGGTACGCCCACGCCTGCTGTTGGCGCGCATCAGTGCCCTGCTGCGCCGCAGCGAGGCCCCCGAGCGGCGCCAGGACCTGACCTTCGGCCCGCTGCATATAGACAGCCGCCAGCGCGAGGCGCATCTGGACGGCCAGCTCATCGAACTGACCGGCGCCGAATTCGACCTGCTCTGGCTGCTGGCCAGCAACGCCGGGCGGGTGCTGTCCCGCGAGGAGATCTTCACCTCGCTGCGCGGCGTCGGCTACGACGGGCAGGACCGCTCCATCGATGTGCGCATCTCCAAGATCCGCCCCAAGATCGGCGACGACCCGATCACCCCACGCCTGATCAAGACCTTGCGCAGCAAGGGCTACCTGTTCGTCGGCGAGGCGTCATGA
- a CDS encoding ATP-binding protein codes for MNSIFLRIYGGMLAVLVLVAVLGVLSLHLVNEIRAGQHRERLAQGTFSLMADNLAQQNAVERTRSLVIWERLLGVPLDLQPMSGFTLDGGQRARLYRDLVVVEKTGPHAARVLRRVGHEDVLLVAEVKQISEQLARATLYLLADELVRYPVTEQQARLAQLRQSKGFGFDIALQRIERAALDDDQRRRVEEGDTVMALGKDGDSIRVFSGLAGSPWVLEIGPLYQLNPYPPQLLILIAFLGLCLIGLVVYLLVRQLERRVSGLEVAASRIAQGSLDTRVPAGDADSVGRLAAAFNGMAEHLQRSLTMQRELVRAVSHELRTPVARLRFGLEMIESASTEQARAKHLAGMDGDIQDLDRLVDEMLTYARLEQGAPALHFRVVDLDELLARVIEELAPLRAEVRVVRGECQGLEGSDARVEAEPRYLHRALQNLVSNAMRHAESEVRLSYQIGQQRCRIDVEDDGPGIPEGVWDRIFTPFTRLDDSRTRASGGHGLGLSIVRRIIYWHGGRALVGRSEQLGGACFSLSWPREQPRD; via the coding sequence ATGAACTCGATCTTCCTGCGCATCTATGGCGGCATGCTCGCTGTGCTGGTGCTGGTGGCCGTGCTGGGTGTGCTCAGCCTGCACCTGGTCAACGAGATCCGCGCCGGCCAGCACCGCGAGCGCCTGGCCCAGGGCACCTTCAGCCTGATGGCCGACAACCTGGCGCAGCAGAACGCGGTGGAGCGCACCCGTTCGCTGGTGATCTGGGAGCGTTTGCTCGGCGTGCCGCTGGACCTGCAGCCGATGTCGGGGTTCACCCTCGACGGCGGGCAGCGTGCGCGCCTGTACCGCGACTTGGTCGTGGTCGAGAAGACCGGCCCGCATGCCGCCCGGGTACTGCGCCGGGTCGGCCACGAAGATGTGCTGCTGGTGGCAGAGGTGAAACAGATCAGCGAGCAGTTGGCCCGCGCGACCCTTTATCTATTGGCCGATGAACTCGTGCGCTACCCGGTGACCGAGCAGCAAGCGCGCCTGGCACAGCTCAGGCAGAGCAAAGGCTTTGGTTTCGACATCGCCTTGCAGCGCATCGAGCGGGCGGCGCTGGACGACGATCAGCGCCGCCGGGTGGAGGAGGGCGATACGGTGATGGCGCTGGGCAAGGACGGCGACTCGATCCGCGTGTTCTCGGGGCTTGCCGGGTCGCCCTGGGTGCTGGAGATCGGCCCGCTGTACCAGCTCAACCCCTATCCGCCGCAATTGCTGATCCTGATCGCCTTCCTCGGGCTGTGCCTGATCGGGCTGGTGGTCTACCTGCTGGTGCGCCAGTTGGAGCGACGCGTGTCGGGCCTTGAAGTGGCGGCTTCACGTATCGCCCAGGGCAGCCTGGATACTCGGGTACCAGCGGGCGACGCCGACTCGGTCGGGCGCCTGGCCGCGGCCTTCAATGGCATGGCCGAGCACTTGCAGCGCTCGCTGACCATGCAGCGCGAGCTGGTGCGGGCGGTGTCCCACGAACTGCGCACGCCGGTGGCGCGGCTGCGTTTCGGCCTGGAGATGATCGAGAGCGCCAGCACCGAGCAGGCCCGGGCCAAGCACCTGGCCGGCATGGATGGCGATATCCAGGACCTGGACCGGTTGGTCGACGAGATGCTCACCTACGCCCGCCTGGAGCAAGGCGCGCCGGCCCTGCATTTCCGAGTAGTGGACCTGGACGAGCTGCTGGCGCGGGTGATCGAGGAGCTGGCGCCGCTGCGGGCCGAGGTGAGGGTGGTGCGGGGGGAATGCCAGGGCCTGGAAGGCAGTGATGCCCGAGTCGAAGCGGAACCGCGCTATCTGCACCGCGCCTTGCAGAACCTGGTAAGCAATGCCATGCGCCATGCCGAATCCGAAGTGCGCCTGAGTTATCAGATCGGCCAGCAGCGTTGCCGCATCGATGTCGAGGACGACGGGCCGGGGATTCCGGAAGGTGTCTGGGACCGGATTTTCACCCCGTTCACCCGCCTCGACGACAGCCGTACCCGGGCATCGGGCGGGCATGGGCTGGGCTTGTCGATCGTGCGCAGGATCATCTACTGGCATGGCGGCCGCGCCTTGGTCGGGCGCAGTGAGCAGTTGGGCGGCGCCTGTTTCAGCCTGAGCTGGCCGCGTGAGCAGCCACGCGACTAG
- a CDS encoding 4'-phosphopantetheinyl transferase family protein — translation MNRLPTCCAPLQHHWPLPHPVPGAVLVSCAFDPANLAPDDFQRAGITQTASLQRSVAKRQAEYLAGRVCAREALRILDGRDHAPASHEDRSPIWPAGIHGSITHGQGWAAAVVAADGQCRGLGLDQETLLSEERAERLAGEILTPPEMERLDRSQQALVVTLTFSLKESLFKTLYPLTKQRFYFEHAELLAWSADGHARLRLLTDLSAEWHHGVELDGQFCVQDRHLLSLVSV, via the coding sequence ATGAACAGACTCCCGACCTGCTGCGCCCCCCTTCAACACCATTGGCCCTTGCCCCACCCGGTCCCTGGCGCGGTGCTGGTCAGTTGCGCCTTCGACCCGGCCAACCTTGCGCCCGACGACTTCCAGCGCGCCGGCATCACCCAGACCGCCAGCCTGCAGCGCTCTGTTGCCAAGCGCCAGGCCGAATATCTGGCCGGCCGGGTCTGCGCCCGCGAGGCCCTGAGGATCCTGGACGGCCGAGACCATGCGCCGGCCAGCCACGAGGACCGCTCTCCCATCTGGCCGGCCGGCATCCATGGTTCGATCACCCACGGCCAAGGCTGGGCTGCGGCGGTGGTCGCCGCCGATGGCCAGTGCCGTGGCCTGGGCCTGGACCAGGAAACCCTGCTGAGCGAGGAGCGCGCCGAACGCCTGGCCGGCGAAATTCTCACGCCCCCGGAGATGGAGCGCCTGGACCGCAGCCAGCAGGCCCTGGTCGTGACCCTGACCTTCTCGCTCAAGGAGAGCCTGTTCAAGACGCTCTATCCGCTGACCAAACAGCGCTTCTACTTCGAGCACGCCGAACTGCTGGCCTGGTCCGCCGACGGCCATGCGCGCCTGCGCTTGCTTACCGACCTGTCAGCCGAGTGGCACCACGGCGTCGAGCTTGATGGCCAGTTCTGCGTGCAGGATCGCCACCTGCTCAGCCTGGTCAGCGTCTAG
- a CDS encoding dienelactone hydrolase family protein, translating into MRYLLALALLCSTALAQAAVQTREIRYQDANGTALIGYYAYDDALDGKRPGVVVVHEWWGLNDYAKRRARDLAALGYNALAIDMYGDGKHTEHPTDAQAFMAAAMKDPQAAAKRFDAGLELLKLQPNTRQHQLAAVGYCFGGKVVLDAARRGEKLDAVVSFHGALVTQTPAKPGVIRAKILVEHGEADSMVTPDQVAAFKAEMDAAGADYKFVGIPGAKHGFTNPDADRLSHGGHGGPDIGYDKAADESSWKDMQAFLKAAFD; encoded by the coding sequence ATGCGTTACCTGCTTGCGTTGGCCCTGCTGTGCAGTACCGCCCTCGCCCAGGCGGCGGTGCAGACACGCGAGATCCGCTACCAGGATGCCAACGGCACCGCCCTGATCGGCTACTACGCCTATGACGACGCCCTCGACGGCAAGCGCCCAGGGGTGGTCGTGGTGCATGAATGGTGGGGGCTGAACGACTACGCCAAGCGCCGCGCCCGTGACCTCGCCGCGCTGGGCTACAACGCCCTGGCCATCGACATGTATGGCGATGGCAAGCACACCGAACACCCCACCGACGCCCAGGCATTCATGGCAGCGGCGATGAAGGACCCACAGGCGGCCGCCAAACGCTTCGATGCGGGGCTGGAGTTATTGAAACTGCAGCCCAACACCCGGCAACACCAGCTGGCCGCCGTGGGCTACTGCTTTGGTGGCAAGGTGGTGCTCGACGCCGCGCGCCGGGGCGAGAAGCTCGATGCCGTGGTGAGCTTCCATGGCGCGCTGGTGACCCAGACACCGGCCAAGCCGGGGGTGATCCGGGCGAAGATCCTGGTGGAGCATGGCGAGGCCGACAGCATGGTCACGCCGGACCAGGTGGCGGCGTTCAAGGCAGAAATGGATGCGGCCGGGGCGGACTACAAGTTCGTCGGGATTCCGGGGGCCAAGCACGGGTTCACCAACCCCGATGCCGACCGCTTGAGCCATGGCGGGCATGGCGGGCCGGATATCGGCTATGACAAGGCGGCGGATGAAAGCTCGTGGAAGGATATGCAGGCGTTCCTCAAGGCCGCGTTCGATTGA
- a CDS encoding outer membrane protein — MKTLNTLIAAMAVCAAGLATAAQADDNFASLTYGQTSDKVRKSGLLQRNTDHLNADGIIGKDDTWGVRVGKINDQGRYYMTYDNVSGDHSGVKLRQENLLGSYDLFLPIGDTTKLFGGGSLGMTKLTQDSPGARRDTDYGYAVGLQAGVIQEVTDNTSVELGYRYLRSNASTEIGSHGGPKDGTLRLTSSAQTYLAATYKF, encoded by the coding sequence ATGAAAACCCTCAATACTTTGATCGCCGCCATGGCCGTTTGCGCCGCCGGCCTCGCCACCGCCGCCCAGGCCGACGACAACTTCGCCAGCCTGACTTACGGCCAGACCAGCGACAAGGTGCGCAAATCCGGCCTGCTGCAGCGCAACACCGACCACCTGAACGCCGACGGCATCATCGGCAAGGACGACACCTGGGGCGTGCGCGTGGGCAAGATCAACGACCAGGGCCGCTACTACATGACCTACGACAACGTCTCGGGCGACCACAGCGGCGTCAAGCTGCGCCAGGAAAACCTGCTCGGCAGCTACGACCTGTTCCTGCCGATCGGCGATACCACCAAGCTGTTCGGCGGCGGCAGCTTGGGCATGACCAAGCTGACCCAGGACTCGCCGGGCGCACGCCGCGACACCGACTACGGCTATGCCGTCGGCCTGCAGGCCGGCGTGATCCAGGAAGTGACCGACAACACCTCGGTGGAGCTGGGCTACCGTTACCTGCGCAGCAATGCCAGCACCGAGATCGGCAGCCACGGCGGGCCGAAAGATGGCACCCTGCGCCTGACCAGCAGCGCGCAGACATACCTGGCGGCTACCTACAAGTTCTGA
- a CDS encoding response regulator, with protein MKLLVVEDEALLRHHLFTRLGEGGHVVQAVANAEEALYQAEQYNHDLAVIDLGLPGMSGLDLIRQLRSLGQTFPILILTARGNWQDKVEGLAAGADDYVVKPFQFEELEARLNALLRRSSGFTQSTIAAGPLVLDLNRKQATLDDAPLALTAYEYRILEYLMRHHQQVVAKDRLMEQLYPDDEERDPNVIEVLVGRLRRKLEGDNGFKPIDTVRGLGYLFTERCR; from the coding sequence ATGAAATTGCTGGTGGTCGAGGACGAGGCGCTGCTGCGTCATCACCTGTTCACGCGCCTGGGCGAAGGCGGGCACGTGGTCCAGGCGGTGGCCAACGCGGAGGAAGCCCTGTACCAGGCCGAGCAGTACAACCACGACCTGGCGGTGATCGACCTGGGTCTGCCGGGCATGAGCGGGCTGGACCTGATCCGCCAGTTGCGCAGCCTTGGCCAGACCTTCCCGATCCTGATTCTCACCGCCCGCGGCAACTGGCAGGACAAGGTCGAGGGCCTGGCCGCCGGGGCCGACGACTATGTGGTCAAACCCTTCCAGTTCGAAGAGCTCGAGGCACGCCTGAACGCCTTGCTGCGCCGCTCCAGCGGCTTCACCCAGTCGACCATCGCCGCCGGCCCCCTGGTGCTCGACCTCAACCGCAAGCAGGCCACTTTGGACGACGCGCCGCTGGCGCTGACCGCCTACGAGTACCGCATCCTCGAATACCTCATGCGCCATCACCAGCAGGTGGTGGCCAAGGACCGGCTGATGGAGCAGCTGTACCCGGATGACGAGGAGCGCGACCCCAATGTCATCGAGGTGCTGGTCGGCCGCCTGCGGCGCAAGCTCGAGGGGGACAACGGCTTCAAGCCGATCGACACCGTGCGTGGCCTGGGCTACCTGTTCACCGAGCGCTGCCGATGA
- a CDS encoding ATP-binding protein, whose translation MIRSLRVRLMLAAAVLALLFMLALLPALQKAFSLALQESIEQRLASDVTTLISAARVEHGQLQMPALLPDERFNLPYTGLLGYIFDRQGKLVWQSRATRNQNINYLPRYDGRGNEFARIHQTDGEEFFVYDVEVKLLGGKSAAFSIVALQPVSEYRATLSGLREKLYLGFGAALLALMVLLWAGLTWGLRSLRRLSRELDEVESGARDGLSREHPRELLRLTGSLNRLLRSEREQRQRYRDSLDDLAHSLKTPLAVLQGVGEGMAQGKSEPEQARVLQSQIDRMSQQIDYQLQRASLRKSGLVRHQVELKPLLDSLCSTLAKVYRDKRVEVSLDLPAQARVPMEQGALLELLGNLLENAYRLCLGQVRVSLREVPGRLDLWVEDDGPGVPPHQRERILERGERLDRQHPGQGIGLAVVKDIIDSYDAELSLGDSVLGGAAFRISFRLE comes from the coding sequence ATGATCCGCTCGCTGCGCGTACGCCTGATGCTGGCGGCGGCGGTGCTGGCGCTGTTGTTCATGCTGGCGCTGCTGCCAGCCTTGCAGAAGGCCTTCAGCCTGGCGTTGCAGGAGTCGATCGAGCAGCGCCTGGCCTCTGACGTGACCACCCTGATTTCCGCGGCGCGAGTCGAGCATGGCCAGTTGCAGATGCCGGCCCTGTTGCCTGACGAGCGCTTCAACCTGCCGTACACCGGGCTGCTGGGTTACATCTTCGATCGCCAGGGCAAACTGGTGTGGCAATCGCGGGCCACGCGCAACCAGAACATCAACTACCTGCCGCGTTACGACGGGCGCGGCAACGAGTTCGCGCGCATCCACCAGACCGATGGCGAGGAGTTCTTCGTCTATGACGTGGAGGTCAAGCTGCTGGGGGGCAAGAGCGCGGCATTCAGCATCGTGGCGCTGCAACCGGTAAGCGAGTACCGCGCCACCCTGAGCGGTTTGCGCGAAAAGTTGTACCTGGGCTTCGGTGCGGCCCTGTTGGCGCTGATGGTGCTGCTCTGGGCCGGGCTGACCTGGGGCCTGCGCTCGTTGCGTCGGCTCAGCCGTGAGCTCGATGAAGTGGAGTCCGGCGCCCGCGACGGCCTGAGCCGCGAGCACCCGCGTGAGCTGCTGCGGCTGACCGGTTCGCTCAACCGCCTGTTGCGCAGCGAGCGTGAGCAACGCCAACGCTATCGCGATTCCCTTGACGACTTGGCCCACAGCCTGAAAACGCCCTTGGCGGTGTTGCAAGGCGTGGGCGAGGGCATGGCCCAGGGCAAGAGCGAGCCTGAGCAGGCGCGGGTGCTGCAAAGCCAGATCGACCGCATGAGCCAGCAGATCGACTACCAGTTGCAGCGCGCCAGCCTGCGCAAAAGTGGCCTGGTGCGGCACCAGGTCGAGCTCAAGCCGTTGCTCGACAGCCTGTGCAGCACCTTGGCCAAGGTCTATCGCGACAAACGCGTCGAGGTCAGTCTCGACTTGCCTGCCCAGGCACGGGTGCCGATGGAGCAGGGGGCGTTGCTCGAACTGCTCGGCAACCTGCTGGAGAACGCCTACCGGCTGTGCCTGGGGCAAGTGCGGGTGAGCCTGCGCGAGGTACCGGGGCGGTTGGACCTGTGGGTCGAAGACGATGGCCCGGGCGTGCCGCCTCACCAGCGCGAGCGCATTCTCGAGCGTGGCGAGCGGTTGGATCGCCAGCACCCGGGGCAGGGGATTGGCCTGGCGGTGGTCAAGGATATCATCGACAGCTATGACGCCGAGTTGAGCCTGGGGGATTCGGTGTTGGGCGGGGCCGCGTTCCGCATTTCTTTCCGTTTGGAATGA
- a CDS encoding dicarboxylate/amino acid:cation symporter has translation MTKRQPLYKSLYVQVLVAITIGILLGHYYPETGVALKPLGDGFVKLIKMVIAPIIFCTVVSGIAGMQSMKSVGKTGGYALLYFEIVSTIALIIGLVVVNVVQPGAGMHVDVSTLNASSVAAYAAAGAQQTTVGFLLNVIPNTVVGAFANGDILQVLMFSVLFGFALHRLGSYGKPVLDLIDRFAHVMFNIINMIMKLAPIGAFGAMAFTIGQYGVGSLVQLGYLMACFYITCILFVLVVLGGICRAHGFSVIKLIRYIREELLIVLGTSSSESALPRMLAKMERLGAKKSVVGLVIPTGYSFNLDGTSIYLTMAAVFIAQATDTTMDITHQITLLLVLLVASKGAAGVTGSGFIVLAATLSAVGHLPVAGLALILGIDRFMSEARALTNLIGNAVATVVVAKWVKELDTDKLQAELASGGSPLVDTRPTDDLGVAEGPAR, from the coding sequence ATGACGAAACGTCAGCCGCTGTACAAATCCCTGTATGTCCAGGTGTTGGTCGCCATCACCATCGGTATCCTGCTCGGCCACTACTACCCGGAGACTGGCGTCGCCCTCAAACCCCTGGGTGACGGCTTCGTCAAACTGATCAAGATGGTCATCGCGCCGATCATCTTCTGCACCGTGGTCAGCGGCATCGCCGGCATGCAGAGCATGAAGTCGGTCGGCAAGACCGGCGGCTACGCGCTGCTGTACTTCGAGATCGTTTCCACCATCGCCCTGATCATCGGCCTGGTCGTGGTCAACGTGGTCCAGCCGGGCGCCGGCATGCATGTCGACGTCAGCACCCTGAACGCCAGCAGCGTGGCCGCCTATGCCGCCGCCGGCGCGCAGCAGACCACCGTGGGCTTCCTGCTCAACGTCATCCCCAACACCGTGGTCGGCGCCTTCGCCAACGGCGACATCCTGCAGGTGCTGATGTTCTCGGTGCTGTTCGGCTTCGCCCTGCATCGTCTGGGCAGCTACGGCAAGCCGGTGCTGGACCTGATCGACCGCTTCGCCCATGTCATGTTCAACATCATCAACATGATCATGAAGCTGGCGCCGATCGGTGCCTTTGGTGCCATGGCCTTCACCATCGGCCAGTACGGCGTGGGCTCGCTGGTTCAGCTGGGCTACCTGATGGCCTGCTTCTACATCACCTGCATCCTGTTCGTTCTGGTGGTCCTGGGTGGCATCTGCCGCGCCCACGGTTTCAGCGTGATCAAGCTGATCCGCTACATCCGTGAAGAGCTGCTGATCGTGCTGGGCACCTCGTCCTCGGAATCGGCCTTGCCGCGCATGCTGGCCAAGATGGAGCGCCTGGGCGCGAAGAAGTCCGTGGTTGGCCTGGTGATTCCGACCGGCTACTCGTTCAACCTGGACGGTACCTCGATCTACCTGACCATGGCCGCGGTGTTCATCGCCCAGGCCACTGACACCACCATGGACATCACCCACCAGATCACCCTGCTGCTGGTGCTGCTGGTGGCCTCCAAAGGTGCTGCCGGCGTCACCGGTTCGGGCTTCATCGTGCTGGCCGCGACCCTGTCGGCCGTCGGCCACCTGCCGGTTGCCGGCCTGGCGCTGATCCTGGGTATCGACCGCTTCATGTCCGAAGCCCGCGCCCTGACCAACCTGATCGGCAACGCCGTGGCCACCGTGGTGGTGGCCAAGTGGGTCAAGGAACTGGACACCGACAAGCTGCAGGCGGAGCTGGCTTCCGGTGGTTCGCCGCTGGTCGACACCCGTCCGACCGACGACCTGGGTGTGGCAGAAGGCCCGGCGCGTTGA
- a CDS encoding calcium-binding protein translates to MIKPSDTKAQSKMLLEGGKGNDRLVGGNKDDLIRGHAGHDELEGGKGDDILLGGKGSDVLDGGEGDDYLHGGDSADVLIGDTGKDVLVGGKGDDLLEGGPGADVLSGGRGADLFVFAKLSDMGVGGQRDIVTDFKGGKGDRIDLRGLAKSTGLAGFTFIGDAAFTEAGQLRFENELLSGNVRGSHKADFEIQLVGVTCFKAEYLML, encoded by the coding sequence ATGATCAAACCCAGTGATACAAAAGCCCAATCCAAGATGTTGCTCGAAGGTGGTAAAGGCAATGACCGCTTGGTCGGTGGAAACAAGGACGATCTGATCAGGGGGCATGCCGGGCACGATGAACTGGAAGGCGGCAAGGGCGATGACATTCTGCTCGGTGGCAAGGGTAGTGATGTGCTCGATGGCGGTGAGGGCGATGATTATCTGCACGGAGGGGATAGTGCCGATGTGCTCATCGGTGACACTGGCAAGGATGTCCTGGTGGGGGGCAAGGGCGATGACCTGCTCGAGGGTGGGCCGGGCGCCGATGTGCTGAGTGGTGGTCGAGGTGCCGACCTGTTCGTGTTCGCCAAATTGAGCGATATGGGCGTCGGTGGTCAGCGGGATATCGTCACCGACTTCAAGGGGGGAAAGGGTGATCGCATTGATCTACGTGGATTGGCAAAGTCCACTGGGCTTGCCGGTTTCACTTTTATCGGTGATGCAGCCTTCACCGAAGCGGGTCAGTTGCGTTTTGAAAATGAACTGCTGTCGGGCAATGTGCGGGGTAGCCACAAGGCGGATTTCGAGATTCAACTGGTTGGCGTTACATGTTTCAAGGCTGAGTATTTGATGCTCTGA
- a CDS encoding SprT family zinc-dependent metalloprotease codes for MPELLKQRVETCYQQAEMFFKRPFPRPQVSFRLRGQKAGVAHLHENLLRFNLQLYRENQDDFLRQTVAHEVAHLVAHQLFGDKIQAHGEEWQLIMRGVYELPPNRCHNYEVQRRVATRYIYRCPCPQSDFPFTAQRHKLVRQGRRYLCRRCREILVYSGETRVE; via the coding sequence ATGCCCGAGCTGCTCAAACAACGCGTCGAAACCTGTTACCAGCAAGCCGAGATGTTCTTCAAACGCCCCTTCCCGCGCCCACAGGTCAGCTTCAGGCTGCGCGGCCAGAAGGCCGGCGTCGCTCATCTGCACGAGAACCTGCTGCGCTTCAACCTGCAGCTGTACCGCGAGAACCAGGACGATTTCCTGCGCCAGACCGTGGCCCATGAAGTGGCGCACCTGGTGGCCCACCAGCTGTTTGGTGACAAGATCCAGGCCCACGGCGAGGAGTGGCAACTGATCATGCGCGGGGTCTATGAGCTGCCGCCGAACCGCTGCCACAACTATGAGGTGCAACGGCGCGTGGCGACGCGCTACATCTACCGTTGCCCGTGCCCTCAGAGCGATTTCCCGTTCACCGCGCAGCGGCACAAACTGGTGCGCCAGGGGCGGCGCTACCTGTGCCGGCGGTGCCGGGAGATTCTGGTGTACAGCGGCGAGACCCGGGTTGAGTAA
- a CDS encoding Yip1 family protein, with product MIHHVVGLFTHPDQEWREIRGEEESISHMYLTHTLILAAIPAVSAFIGTTQVGWVIGDRPAVMLTMESALWMSIMSYLAMLAGVAVMGAFIHWMARTYDANPSMAQCIAFATYTATPLFIGGLAALYPHLWLGMLIGTAAICYTVYLLYVGLPTFMNIPSDEGFLFSSSVLAVGLVVLVAIMAATVIIWGLGVGPVYTN from the coding sequence ATGATTCATCACGTTGTAGGGCTGTTTACCCACCCTGACCAGGAGTGGCGGGAGATTCGTGGCGAGGAAGAAAGCATCAGCCACATGTACCTGACCCACACGCTGATCCTCGCGGCGATCCCCGCCGTGTCGGCGTTCATCGGCACCACCCAGGTCGGCTGGGTGATCGGCGACCGGCCAGCGGTGATGCTGACCATGGAAAGCGCCCTGTGGATGAGCATCATGTCCTACCTGGCAATGCTCGCCGGAGTAGCGGTGATGGGCGCCTTCATCCACTGGATGGCCCGCACCTACGACGCCAACCCAAGCATGGCGCAATGCATCGCCTTCGCCACCTACACCGCCACCCCGCTGTTCATCGGCGGTCTCGCGGCGCTGTACCCGCACCTGTGGCTGGGCATGCTGATCGGCACGGCGGCCATCTGCTACACCGTGTACCTGCTGTATGTCGGCTTGCCGACGTTCATGAACATCCCGTCGGACGAAGGCTTCCTGTTCTCCAGTTCGGTGCTGGCGGTGGGCCTGGTGGTACTGGTGGCGATCATGGCCGCGACCGTGATCATCTGGGGACTGGGCGTGGGGCCCGTCTACACCAACTGA
- the ttcA gene encoding tRNA 2-thiocytidine(32) synthetase TtcA translates to MGTLSVNQNKLQKRLRRLAGEAITDYNMIEDGDKVMVCLSGGKDSYTMLDVLLHLQKVAPIKFDIVAVNMDQKQPGFPEHVLPAYLKELGVEYHIVEKDTYSVVKELVPEGKTTCSLCSRLRRGTLYTFADEIGATKMALGHHRDDIVETFFLNMFFNGALKGMPPKLRADDGRNVVIRPLAYCSEKDIQAYSDMKEFPIIPCNLCGSQENLQRQVVKDMLVEWERKHPGRTESIFRALQNVAPSQLADRNLFDFTSLKIDESATPRFLDVLNI, encoded by the coding sequence ATGGGCACCCTTTCGGTCAACCAGAACAAACTGCAAAAACGCCTGCGTCGTCTCGCCGGCGAAGCCATCACCGACTACAACATGATCGAGGATGGCGACAAGGTCATGGTCTGCCTGTCCGGCGGCAAGGACAGCTACACCATGCTCGACGTTCTGTTGCACTTGCAGAAGGTGGCGCCGATCAAGTTCGACATCGTCGCGGTGAACATGGACCAGAAGCAGCCGGGCTTCCCGGAGCATGTGCTGCCGGCGTATCTCAAAGAGCTGGGCGTCGAGTACCACATCGTCGAGAAGGACACCTACTCGGTGGTCAAGGAGCTGGTGCCCGAGGGCAAGACCACCTGCTCGCTGTGCTCGCGCCTGCGTCGCGGTACCTTGTACACCTTCGCTGACGAGATCGGCGCGACCAAGATGGCCCTGGGGCACCACCGCGATGACATCGTCGAGACGTTCTTCCTCAACATGTTCTTCAACGGCGCGCTCAAGGGCATGCCGCCGAAGCTGCGCGCCGACGACGGCCGCAACGTGGTGATCCGTCCGCTGGCCTACTGCAGCGAGAAGGATATCCAGGCCTATTCGGACATGAAGGAGTTCCCGATCATCCCGTGCAACCTGTGCGGTTCGCAGGAGAACCTGCAGCGCCAGGTGGTCAAGGATATGCTGGTGGAGTGGGAGCGCAAGCACCCGGGCCGTACCGAAAGCATCTTCCGCGCCCTGCAGAACGTCGCGCCGTCGCAACTGGCCGACCGCAACCTGTTCGACTTCACCAGCCTGAAGATCGACGAGAGCGCCACCCCGCGTTTCCTCGACGTGCTGAACATCTGA